The following are encoded in a window of Thermoanaerobacter ethanolicus JW 200 genomic DNA:
- a CDS encoding YkvI family membrane protein encodes MIRKEISAFKVAATYIGTVVGAGFASGQEILQFFVYHGINGIIGLLIAIFMFVFYGYVILRLGNRLNASSYKKVIMKAGGPLFGRVIDLVVTFFLFGALSAMIAGCGAIFEEQFGLSSAFGGAVMAVLSVVTVLTGIGGVISAISFVVPLLLLAVIIVSIFSLFYVPDITVITTADFPFKAAVKNFALSGILYASYNLLMAVAILAPLGQKTYDRSKLRWGAILGGMGLGLGAFLIFFTILINMPTASLYEIPMLYVAGKISLVLKFVYSFILIAEIYTTAVGNLYGFAARFTEVGSVKYKIFTVASGGMALVASRFGFAKLVHYLYPIAGYGGIIMLIGLTYRIINHK; translated from the coding sequence TTGATTAGAAAAGAGATTTCGGCTTTTAAAGTTGCTGCAACTTATATAGGAACAGTAGTAGGAGCGGGATTTGCTTCGGGACAAGAAATATTGCAATTTTTTGTATACCATGGAATTAACGGAATTATAGGGCTTTTAATTGCTATTTTTATGTTTGTGTTTTATGGGTATGTAATTTTGCGATTAGGTAACAGGCTTAATGCCTCCTCCTATAAAAAGGTCATCATGAAGGCTGGGGGACCTTTATTTGGAAGGGTGATAGATTTAGTAGTTACATTTTTTTTGTTTGGAGCACTATCTGCAATGATAGCAGGTTGTGGGGCAATTTTTGAAGAGCAATTTGGGCTTTCTTCTGCTTTTGGTGGTGCAGTAATGGCAGTATTATCGGTTGTAACAGTATTAACAGGAATTGGAGGAGTTATTTCTGCCATTTCTTTTGTCGTACCTTTGCTCTTGCTTGCCGTAATTATTGTGAGTATTTTTTCCCTTTTTTATGTACCAGACATTACGGTTATAACAACTGCTGACTTTCCTTTTAAAGCTGCAGTAAAAAATTTTGCATTGTCGGGAATACTTTATGCTTCCTATAATCTTTTGATGGCAGTTGCCATTCTTGCTCCTCTTGGACAGAAAACCTACGACAGGTCAAAACTAAGATGGGGAGCTATATTAGGAGGAATGGGATTAGGATTAGGAGCATTTTTGATATTTTTTACAATTCTTATAAATATGCCTACTGCTTCTTTATATGAGATACCCATGCTTTATGTTGCTGGTAAAATTTCACTGGTTTTGAAATTTGTATACAGTTTTATTTTGATTGCAGAAATATATACTACGGCTGTTGGAAATCTATATGGGTTTGCGGCAAGGTTTACAGAAGTTGGGTCAGTGAAATATAAGATTTTTACTGTTGCCTCGGGGGGAATGGCCCTTGTAGCTAGTAGGTTTGGTTTTGCAAAACTTGTTCATTATTTATATCCTATCGCTGGTTATGGAGGCATTATTATGCTTATTGGCCTTACATATAGAATAATAAATCACAAATAA
- a CDS encoding DUF2225 domain-containing protein: MSMLKYLIGLMLDGGVILGNKYLYDKKTVCPVCKKEFTYTKVRSSQLKVEERERDFYTKYKDGINPFFYEVIVCPNCGYAALESEFDRITNDKKEKILSLVTAKWVKREFSGERTPQKALEAYLLALYCSQIKEDKPIVFAKTCLRIAWIYRILNDKVNEEKYLKYALDSYIKAYSGSDIYEEEVLLIYMIAELNRMLGNREEALKWYNKVINHPDRSRYNLIVNLARDGWQSLKE; this comes from the coding sequence ATGAGTATGTTAAAATATTTAATAGGACTAATGTTGGACGGAGGTGTAATATTGGGGAACAAATATTTGTACGATAAAAAAACTGTATGCCCAGTATGTAAAAAAGAGTTTACATATACCAAAGTAAGATCTTCGCAATTGAAGGTGGAAGAAAGAGAAAGAGATTTTTATACTAAATATAAAGATGGCATTAATCCTTTCTTTTATGAAGTTATTGTATGCCCAAATTGTGGATATGCTGCTTTGGAATCTGAATTTGACAGAATAACTAATGACAAAAAGGAAAAAATCTTATCACTGGTAACGGCTAAGTGGGTTAAAAGAGAATTTTCTGGTGAAAGAACACCTCAAAAAGCGTTAGAAGCCTATTTATTGGCTTTATATTGTTCCCAGATAAAAGAAGATAAGCCTATAGTTTTTGCGAAGACTTGTCTTAGAATTGCTTGGATATATAGGATTTTAAATGATAAGGTAAATGAAGAAAAATATTTGAAATATGCATTGGATTCTTATATAAAAGCCTATAGTGGTTCGGATATATATGAAGAAGAAGTACTACTCATATATATGATAGCAGAACTTAATAGAATGTTAGGCAACAGGGAAGAGGCATTAAAATGGTATAATAAAGTGATAAATCATCCTGATAGGTCTCGATATAATTTAATAGTCAATCTTGCAAGAGATGGATGGCAAAGTTTAAAAGAATGA